The following coding sequences are from one Triticum aestivum cultivar Chinese Spring chromosome 5A, IWGSC CS RefSeq v2.1, whole genome shotgun sequence window:
- the LOC123105990 gene encoding hydroxymethylglutaryl-CoA synthase — protein sequence MAAERVKDVGILAMDIYFPPNCVLQEELETHDGVSKGKYTIGLGQDSMAFCTEVEDVISMSLTVVKTLLKNYNIDPKCIGRLEVGSETVIDKSKSIKTWLMQIFEECGNTDIEGVDSSNACYGGTAALFNCVNWAESNSWDGRYGLVVCTDSAVYAEGPARPTGGAAAIAMLIGPNAPISLESKFRGSHMAHVYDFYKPDLASEYPVVDGKLSQTCYLMALDSCYKTFCKRYEKIEGKPFSIVDADSFVFHSPYNKLVQKSFARLYYNDFLRNCSIVDKDSREKLEPYLGLSSEESYQSRDLEKVCQQVAKPLYDTKVQPTTLIPKQLGNMYTASLYAAFASVVHNKHDALVGQRIVMFSYGSGMTSTMFSFKINEGQHPFSLTNIASILDISNKLESRHVVPPKKFVEALKLMEHRYGAKDFVTSQDTRLLVPGTYYLTHVDSMYRRFYAVKGDTAATPALGNAALGGDRHREAVWDALFPGALREFARVRDAGVLDPLCMVLDTCCSGDGGHGRVEELCHEDLGLPVLVELVATASRLGHKEEWLEWLLFKICVEEEKFKTLFAALGSTDGGESGNEFSAKHAFLMGTLSKCLTERPEEVSISNSFALHVFNILKHAAETLDFTCRGSSELPTGLPGIDVLGYSLVLLKDICAWEPSSSETEAPVDSPLQAEPSSSGTEAPVDSLLQAGLVKRLLKYLGELEPPSTIRKAMAKEQGDQQPAFATAKVCPYNGYRRDLVAVIANCLHGRKQVQDEVRQLNGIMLLLQQCVIDEGNAYLREWGLLTVKYLLEENEENQKEVSELQMQEPILTPEVAELGLRVEIDKKTGHPKLVNSS from the exons ATGGCGGCGGAGAGGGTCAAGGACGTCGGCATCCTCGCCATGGACATCTACTTCCCGCCCAACTGCGTCCTCCAG GAAGAACTGGAAACTCATGATGGCGTGAGCAAAGGGAAGTACACCATTGGGCTTGGGCAGGATAGCATGGCCTTTTGCACTGAAGTGGAGGATGTCATTTCAATGAG CTTGACAGTGGTGAAGACTCTCCTGAAAAATTATAACATCGATCCAAAGTGTATTGGACGTTTGGAAGTTGGCAGTGAAACTGTAATAGACAAGAGCAAGTCTATAAAGACATGGTTGATGCAAATATTTGAG GAGTGTGGCAATACTGATATTGAAGGAGTTGATTCCTCAAACGCATGTTATGGTGGAACAGCTGCTTTGTTTAATTGTGTTAATTGGGCTGAGAGCAACTCATGGGATGGACGTTATGGGCTCGTTGTTTGCACAGACAGTGCG GTATATGCTGAAGGGCCGGCTCGTCCTACTGGCGGTGCAGCTGCTATTGCAATGCTGATTGGACCAAATGCTCCTATTTCATTGGAAAGCAAATTTAGAGGGTCTCATATGGCACATGTTTATGACTTTTACAAGCCTGATCTTGCGAGCGAATATCCG GTGGTCGATGGGAAGCTATCGCAGACTTGCTATCTCATGGCACTGGATTCCTGCTACAAGACCTTTTGCAAAAG GTACGAAAAGATTGAAGGGAAGCCATTTTCAATCGTCGACGCAGATTCTTTTGTATTTCATTCTCCATACAACAAG CTTGTACAGAAAAGTTTTGCTCGTTTATACTACAATGACTTCTTGAGAAACTGCAG CATTGTTGACAAAGACTCAAGAGAAAAATTGGAGCCCTACTTGGGCCTGTCATCTGAGGAAAGCTATCAGAGTCGAGACCTTGAGAAG GTTTGTCAGCAAGTTGCGAAGCCCCTGTATGACACCAAGGTTCAACCAACAACATTGATCCCGAAACAACTCGGGAATATGTATACGGCGTCACTCTATGCTGCTTTTGCATCAGTTGTCCACAACAAACACGATGCTCTG GTGGGCCAGAGGATTGTGATGTTCTCTTACGGCAGTGGCATGACATCGACAATGTTCTCCTTCAAAATCAATGAAGGCCAGCATCCGTTCAGCCTAACGAACATTGCAAGCATACTGGATATCTCCAACAAATTGGAGTCTAGGCATGTG GTTCCACCGAAGAAATTTGTCGAGGCGCTGAAGCTGATGGAGCACCGCTACGGCGCCAAGGACTTCGTCACCAGCCAGGACACGCGCTTGCTCGTTCCAGGCACCTACTACCTCACCCATGTTGACTCCATGTACCGCCGGTTCTATGCCGTGAAAGGCGACACCGCGGCCACTCCG GCCCTGGGCAACGCCGCGCTCGGCGGGGACCGGCACCGCGAGGCCGTCTGGGACGCGCTCTTCCCGGGGGCGCTGCGGGAGTTCGCGCGCGTCCGGGACGCCGGCGTCCTCGACCCGCTCTGCATGGTGCTCGACACCTgctgctccggcgacggcggccacGGGAGGGTCGAGGAGCTGTGCCATGAGGACCTGGGCCTGCCCGTGCTCGTCGAACTCGTCGCCACCGCCTCCCGAT TGGGGCACAAGGAAGAATGGTTGGAGTGGCTTCTCTTCAAAATCTGTGTTGAGGAGGAGAAGTTCAAAACCTTGTTTGCGGCCCTAGGTTCAACTGATGGTGGTGAATCTGGAAATGAGTTCAGTGCTAAGCATGCATTTCTTATGGGTACATTGTCAAAGTGTTTGACTGAACGACCTGAAGAAGTTAGTATCTCAAACAGTTTTGCTCTTCATGTATTCAATATACTGAAGCATGCTGCTGAGACTCTGGATTTTACTTGCCGAGGTAGCTCTGAGCTTCCAACTGGTCTCCCTGGAATTGATGTCCTTGGATATTCATTAGTGCTCTTGAAGGACATATGTGCTTGGGAACCCTCTTCATCAGAGACTGAAGCACCAGTTGACTCACCGTTGCAGGCTGAGCCCTCTTCATCGGGGACTGAAGCACCTGTTGACTCACTGTTGCAGGCTGGTCTTGTAAAACGCCTCTTAAAATACCTCGGTGAGCTTGAGCCCCCAAGTACAATCAGGAAAGCGATGGCAAAGGAACAAGGAGATCAACAGCCAGCTTTTGCAACTGCAAAGGTCTGCCCATACAATGGTTACAGGAGAGATTTGGTGGCTGTCATTGCCAATTGTTTGCATGGAAGGAAACAGGTGCAGGATGAGGTTAGGCAGCTAAATGGGATTATGTTGCTGTTGCAGCAGTGTGTCATTGATGAAGGAAATGCATACTTGAGGGAGTGGGGTCTGCTAACTGTGAAATATTTGCTTGAAGAAAACGAGGAAAATCAGAAGGAGGTATCTGAGCTTCAGATGCAAGAACCTATTCTAACTCCAGAGGTCGCAGAGTTAGGCCTAAGAGTGGAGATCGACAAGAAAACGGGTCATCCAAAACTGGTCAATTCCTCCTGA
- the LOC123105989 gene encoding uncharacterized protein has translation MPPPAPDRKRRPPMEQPEAGDGAPQQRHKKSSAAKKAKKGGATGSGSGGAWPAVKPKKDLLVNRLKGTQLLTVPDFLTSAEAKAFVDVAESMGFTHQGSLGPLKGEAYRDNDRISVTDPLLAQTLWESGINRVFMDINISGKVATGLNPNIRLYRYVEGQRFGRHIDESVNLGDGSRTQYTLLVYLSGKGSAKDSQALVGGETVFYDHRGGIVAEVAPVQGMALLHLHGARCMLHEARVVKKNVKYVLRSDVVFA, from the exons ATGCCACCACCGGCGCCGGACCGGAAGAGGCGACCACCCATGGAGCAACCCGAGGCAGGAGACGGCGCCCCGCAGCAGCGCCACAAGAAATCCTCCGCCGCCAAGAAGGCGAAGAAGGGCGGCGCcaccggcagcggcagcggcggggcaTGGCCGGCGGTAAAGCCCAAGAAGGACCTCCTGGTCAATCGCCTCAAGGGCACCCAGCTCCTCACC GTCCCTGACTTCCTCACTTCCGCTGAGGCGAAGGCTTTCGTCGATGTCGCTGAATCCATGGGCTTCACGCACCAGGGCAGCCTTGGGCCACTCAAGGGGGAGGCTTACAGAGACAATGACCGGATATCTGTCACGGACCCCTTGCTCGCTCAAACGCTCTGGGAATCAGGGATTAACAGGGTATTCATGGACATCAACATCTCCGGCAAAGTGGCAACTGGCTTGAACCCAAATATCAGACTTTACAG gtacgttGAAGGTCAGCGCTTCGGCAGGCATATCGATGAGAGCGTCAACCTTGGGGACGGTTCTAGGACGCAGTATACATTGCTGGTATACCTTTCTGGCAAGGGAAGCGCGAAAGATTCGCAGGCTCTTGTTGGAGGGGAGACTGTCTTTTATGATCACCGAGGAGGAATCGTTGCTGAG GTTGCTCCCGTGCAAGGAATGGCTCTACTCCATCTACATGGCGCCAGGTGCATGCTGCATGAAGCTCGCGTCGTGAAAAAGAACGTCAAGTACGTGCTCCGTTCAGACGTCGTGTTTGCTTAG
- the LOC123108408 gene encoding uncharacterized protein: MALRNLVTKVRAPLSAALQPPSVSRGSPAVRSWPFSAAPRQGEQHGKRILDFESATEEEVIREARLLDKQINKILSHIREYNENVMPRVLQGIYGKVKWFFGAGAVVELVRLGISARQASVGHSE, encoded by the exons ATGGCGCTGCGTAACCTGGTCACCAAGGTGCGGGCCCCGCTCTCCGCCGCTCTCCAGCCGCCGTCGGTATCCCGCGGGTCGCCGGCGGTCCGCTCCTGGCCCTTCTCCGCAGCCCCCCGTCAG GGTGAACAGCATGGGAAAAGAATTTTGGATTTTGAGTCAGCCACTGAAGAGGAGGTCATTCGGGAGGCAAGATTGCTAGACAAACAGATTAACAAAATTTTGTCACATATCAG GGAGTACAACGAGAATGTCATGCCAAGAGTTTTGCAGGGTATATATGGAAAAGTGAAGTGGTTCTTTGGTGCTGGCGCCGTTGTCGAGCTTGTACGTCTGGGGATTTCGGCACGTCAGGCTAGTGTTGGACATTCAGAGTGA